TGGTTGTATTTGTAAGCGTCTTTTGTTCTTTGCTATCTtactacatatatatatatatatatatatatatataagagtgAACATAGCAAGCCGCCCCCCTATAGATTATTACATGACAATTTACCAACAGTCAATCTCAGCCTGTGCTATCTTATACATCCCTCCTTTTCTTATTTGCTTTATCGACTAACAACTCGCCTATTTTTACAATGGTTCGCAAGGCAGTTACTACACTTGCTATCGCGTTTGCTTCTGCTACGGCAACCGCGGCGGCTATGGACAAGAGGATTGTCAACGGGGAAGAGGCTAAACCAGGCGATTTTCCATTTATTGTTAGTATTGGCTCGACGCCTTCGGGGAAGAGCCATTTTTGCGCCGGCAGCTTGTTGGACAACATTACAGTTCTTACTGCTGGCCATTGCGTTGCATCTGCCTACTACGTCAGAGCAGGAACACAGGTAAACAACTTTGCATCAGGCTGCCCCATTGGCTACTTAGGATAAATAACAGAAGATTGACAGGACCTTGGCGAGGCCGCGGACGTTGCAGAGGTAGCATACGCCAAGTCGCACCCTGATTTCAACTTGACTACAAAAGACGCCAATTATTATGCTGTTAATGACATTGGAATCGTCAAGTTATCAACTCCAATTAACAGGAGCGACAAAATCGAATATGCCACGCTGCCCGAAGACGGCTGGCACCCCGCGGTTAAGTCCACCGGAAGAACTGCAGGCTGGTGAGTGCTAtgaagcttcaatgttggacaagACGCTGATGGATGTGCAAGGGGTCCAACGATCAGCGGAAAAGGCTCTCCGAAGGCAGTCGACCACCTCCGCGTGCTTGATATTCCTGTTCGCCCACTTGAGGAGTGCCTGCAATACTCTCTAGTTCCTGATAATAAAGACACAAAAATATGCGCTGGTGGAGATGGCAAGATTACAACAAGAtatgatggcggcggccctTTTATTGACCAGGACACTGGATACTTGAGTGGTGTCGTGTCGCAAGCGATGAGCGACGCGAAATATCCAGGGACATTTACTAATGTTGGCAGCTACATGTCGTTTATTGAGGAATATCGTGGGTCTAACGGTCGTCCTGATCCTAATGCTCCGTCTAGGGCTAAGCTTCTCCAagaggctgccaagaagtTCATTTCCGAGGATGAGGTTTTCGAGCACTGCGATAGGACCGGACAGCCTAGGCTAGACTGCTACGAGGCTAAAAAGCCTTGTGATACGCAGCGACGAAAGAAGCCCAATCAAACGCACGAGGAATATTTTCAATGTATTGATGAAGAAGTAATCAAGTGGCAAAAGTTCTTGGAAGAATACGATAATCAAGGTAACAAGAAGGTGCAAGGTTGAGAGAAGCTTGCTTCTAGGGCATCTAGCTACGATCAGACTTGCAAATAAATCAGTAGTATTGTAtgatattataatactattctgtatttatatacttatttatatgTTTGCGTTGAATAGCTGTCTCAGAACAGCAAGAGCTCGCCGCCTTAACCCGTGTTCCCTGGGATGTGGTCGAGGGATGGTGGCAAGTCCCTTCCACCTCGGATGCGCCTGAGTTTTCTGAAGAACAGGCACAGCACTTCAACCTTGGAAAATATAAAAACGAGCA
The DNA window shown above is from Metarhizium brunneum chromosome 1, complete sequence and carries:
- the TRYP_3 gene encoding Trypsin, translated to MVRKAVTTLAIAFASATATAAAMDKRIVNGEEAKPGDFPFIVSIGSTPSGKSHFCAGSLLDNITVLTAGHCVASAYYVRAGTQDLGEAADVAEVAYAKSHPDFNLTTKDANYYAVNDIGIVKLSTPINRSDKIEYATLPEDGWHPAVKSTGRTAGWGPTISGKGSPKAVDHLRVLDIPVRPLEECLQYSLVPDNKDTKICAGGDGKITTRYDGGGPFIDQDTGYLSGVVSQAMSDAKYPGTFTNVGSYMSFIEEYRGSNGRPDPNAPSRAKLLQEAAKKFISEDEVFEHCDRTGQPRLDCYEAKKPCDTQRRKKPNQTHEEYFQCIDEEVIKWQKFLEEYDNQGNKKVQG